Part of the Pseudomonas baltica genome is shown below.
AACTGCCCGCAATTGAACAACCCGTGCAACGGCTATAACCCGACGGCCGCTGAGGTGCTGATCTGGGATTGAGGGGATCTTGCTCGCAAAGAGGCCGGTGCGACCGCCGCAAAATGTAATGGATGCACACCCGCCCCAAGGACGACCCTGGGGCCTATCGAAAACAGCGGGACGGCCCGCTTCCCACTTGAGGCCCGCATCGAGGTCTCCAGGGGTCATGCCATGTTCGACACACTGCTGATTGCCAACCGCGGCGCCATTGCCTGCCGTATTTTGCGCACCCTGCGCGACCTCAAGGTCCGGGGCGTGGCGGTCTATTCCGAAGCCGACCTGGCCAGCCGCCACTTGCTCGAGGCCGACGAAGCCCAAAGCCTGGGCGAAGGCGCCGCGGCCAACACCTACCTGCGCGTCGACAAGCTCCTCGCCATCGCCAAGGCCAGCGGCGCGCAAGCCATTCATCCCGGCTATGGATTCCTGTCCGAGAATGCCGCCTTCGCCGAAGCCTGCGAAGCAGCCGACATCGCCTTCGTCGGCCCAACACCCGAGCAACTGCGCCTGTTCGGCCTCAAGCACACCGCCCGCGCGCTGGCCCGCGAGCACGGCGTGCCACTGCTTGAAGGCACCGACCTGCTCGATAGCCTTGACGACGCCCTGCTGGCCGCCACCCAGGTCGGCTACCCGATCATGCTCAAGAGCACTGCCGGTGGTGGCGGCATCGGCATGCGCGTGTGCCGTTCGGCCGCCGAGCTGAGTGAGGCCTTCGAGACCGTCAAGCGCCTGGGCCAGAACAACTTCAGCGACGCCGGCGTATTCATCGAAAAATACATCGAGCGCGCCCGCCATCTGGAAGTCCAGGTGTTCGGCGACGGCGCCGGCGAGGTGCTGGCCCTTGGCGTTCGCGATTGCTCGGTGCAACGGCGCAACCAGAAGGTGCTGGAGGAAACCCCTGCGCCCAACCTGCCGGACGGCATGGCTGAAGCGCTGTGCAACGCCGCGGTGCAACTGGCCAAGGCGGTCAATTACCGCAGCGCTGGCACCGTCGAATTTGTTTTCGACAGTGACGATCAGCGGTTCTACTTTCTGGAAGTAAACACCCGCCTGCAGGTCGAGCACGGTGTGACCGAGCAAGTCTGGGGTGTCGACCTGGTGCGCTGGATGGTGCAACTGGCCGCCGGTGATCTGCCGCCACTGAGCGAGCTAAGCGCTGCGTTGCAACCCCGTGGCCACGCGATCCAGGCGCGCTTGTATGCCGAGGACCCAGGCAAGGATTTCCAACCGAGTCCGGGCTTGCTGACGCAGGTCGACTTCCCGCCAGCCGATGGCCAGCGCCTGCGCATCGATACCTGGGTGGATGCCGGCTGCGAGATCCCGCCGTACTTCGATCCGATGATCGCCAAGCTGATCGCCTGGGCACCAAATCGTGAACAAGCCCGCCTGCAACTGCATCAAGCACTGGGCGACAGCCACCTGTATGGCGTTGAAAGCAACCGCGATTACCTGCGCCAGATCCTGCTGGATACACCCTTTGCCAGCGGCCAGCCTTGGACACGCTGCCTGGAGCAGTTGGTGTACCGCGCAGACACCTTCGAGGTACTCAGCGGTGGTACCCAGACCACCGTGCAGGACTACCCCGGGCGCCTCGGCTACTGGGCGGTGGGCGTGCCACCCTCCGGGCCGATGGACAGCCGGGCGCTGCGCCTGGGCAACCACTTGCTAGGCAACTCGGCCGACTGCGCGGGCCTGGAAATCACCATGAACGGCCCGCTGCTGCGCTTCAACGGAGCAGCGGTGGTGGCGGTAACCGGCAGCGATATCGCCGTGACCCTGGACGGCGTGGCGCAACCCCTCAACACCGCGTTGTCGATTCCAGCCGGCGCGACCCTGAGCCTCGGCGCGGTGCGTGGCCATGGTGCGCGGGCCTACCTGTGCGTACGTGGTGGTATTCAGGTGCCTGACTATCTGGGCAGCAAAAGCACCTTCACCCTTGGCCAGTTCGGCGGCCATGGCGGCCGTGCCCTGCGGGCGGGTGATGTACTGCATCTTGCAGCGCTAGTGGATGCATCTGCCGGCGCGGCCATCCCGGCCCAGGCGCTGGCGCCGTTGGGCGAACTGCGCACCCTTCGGGTGATCTACGGCCCCCACGGTGCGCCGGAATACTTCACCGCAGGCTATATCGAGCAGTTTTTCGCCACGGCCTGGGAGGTGCATTTCAATTCCAGCCGTACCGGTGTGCGCTTGATCGGGCCCAAGCCTGAATGGGCCCGCAGCGATGGCGGCGAGGCGGGGCTGCACCCGTCGAACATCCATGACAATCCCTATGCCATAGGCGCGGTGGATTTTACCGGCGACATGCCGGTGATCCTCGGTCCGGACGGACCGAGCCTGGGCGGCTTCGTGTGCCCGGTGACGGTGATCGAGGCGGATCTGTGGCAGTTAGGGCAGTTGAAGGCTGGGGACAAGATCGAGTTCGTGCCGGTAGATGTGCCGACGGCACGGGCACTCAATGCCGAGCTGATTGCCAGGTTGACGCTAAAAACTTCGCAGGCAGGCCTTGCTCCCACAGGGATAACCGCTGACCACGCAGATCCCCTGTGGGAGCAAGCTGCACGTTCGGCGCCGAAGAACCCCTCGGCCACACCCCATGACTTGATCTCCCCCATCGTCCTCGACCTCGGCGCCAACGACACACGCCTGGTCGCACGCCTGGCCGGCGACACCCACCTGCTGCTGGAGATCGGCGCCGCCGAGCTCGACCTGGTGCTGCGTTTCCGTGGCCACGCCCTGATGCAGGCACTGGAGGCCAAGGCCCTGGCCGGGGTCATCGATCTCACTCCCGGCATCCGCTCCCTGCAGATCCATTACCAGCCCGAACAACTGCCGCTCGCGCAGTTGCTGGAACTGATCGCCGGCGAGTGGGACGCCGTCTGCGCCGCCCGCGACCTGCAAGTGCCCTCACGTATCGTCCATCTGCCGCTGTCCTGGGACGACCCGGCTTGCCAGTTGGCCATCGACAAATACATGACCACCGTGCGCAAGGACGCACCCTGGTGCCCGAGCAATCTGGAATTCATCCGCCGCATCAACGACCTGCCCGACCTGGACCACGTCCAGCGCACCGTGTTCGACGCCAGCTACCTGGTGATGGGCCTGGGCGACGTCTACCTCGGTGCCCCGGTGGCCACCCCGCTGGACCCGCGCCATCGGCTGGTGACCACCAAGTACAACCCGGCACGCACCTGGACCGCCGAAAACTCCGTGGGTATCGGCGGCGCCTACCTGTGCGTGTACGGCATGGAAGGCCCCGGTGGCTACCAGTTCGTCGGGCGCACGCTGCAGATGTGGAACCGCTATCGGGACGTCGACGCCTTCGAAGGCAAACCGTGGCTGCTGCGCTTCTTCGACCAGATTCGCTTCTACCCGGTGAGCGCCGATGAACTGCTGCGGATTCGCCGCGACTTCCCGCTCGGGCGCTTCGACCTGAACATCGAACACAGCCAGCTCAATCTGGCCGACTACCAGGGCTTTCTTGAACGCAACGCCGACAGCATCGGCGCCTTTCGCGCGCATCAGCAGCAGGCCTTCAATGCCGAACGCGAGCGTTGGATCGCCAGTGGCCAGGCGCATTTCGACAGCACCGAAGCGCTGGCACAAATCACTGAGGAGTCGCCGTTGGAGGCTGGCCAACTGAGTGTCGACAGCCCGATCGCCGGCAACCTCTGGCAGGTGCAGGTGACCATTGGCGAGCGCGTCGAGGCGGGCGCGCCGTTGGTGGTGCTGGAGTCGATGAAAATGGAAATCCCGGTGCTGGCGCCCTGCGCTGGCGTGGTGCGGGACATCCGCGTGCAGCCCGGCTCGGCGATCCGTGCAGGGCAACGGGTGGTGGTGCTGGAGACAGACTGATCCCTGAGGAAGCGGGCTGCGCCCGCGAAGAGGTTAGCTGCAACGACACACTGTTGGCTGATCGCTGAATTGACTGGCCACTTCGCGGGCAAGCCATGCTTCCACAGGCGTACGACTGTGGAACTGCTTGCACTGCAGGAGCAAAAGCTTGCTCGCGAAGAGGTCCGCAAGATCGCCACCCCCATTTCGTATCAGGAGCATTGTTCATGACCATCCCCAACCTGCAACTCGACACCCTGCGCGCCGCCTACCGCGCCGGCACCCACAGCCCGCGTCAGCTCATCCTGCAACTGCGGGAAAAAGCCGCCGCCCTGAATCCCGAATACCACCTGTTCATCCACCTGCTCAGCGAAGCCGAGCTCGAACCCTACCTCGCCGCCCTTGAAAACCGCCGCCTCGACGATCTGCCACTCTACGGCATCCCCTTCGCCCTCAAGGACAACATCGACCTGGCGGGCATCCCCACCACGGCGGCCTGCCCGGCGTTCGCCTTCACCCCGCAGCGCTCGGCGACCATCGTCGAGCAGCTGATCGGCCTCGGCGCCATTCCGCTGGGCAAGACCAACCTCGACCAATTCGCCACCGGCCTCAACGGCACCCGCTCGCCCTACGGCGCCTGCATCAACAGCGTGCTCAAGGACTACCCCAGCGGCGGCTCCAGCGCGGGTTCGCCCCTGGCGGTGGCGCTGGGCGTCGCCAGTTTCGCTCTGGGCACCGATACCGCGGGCTCGGGCCGCGTGCCGGCAGCGCTCAACAACCTGGTCGGGCTCAAGGCCACCAAGGGCCTGATCTCCACAGCAGGCGTGCTGCCGGCGTGCCGCACGCTCGATTGCGTGACCACCTTCACCGCCACTTGCAGCGAGGCCAGCCAACTGCTCGCCCTGACCGGCGGCCTCGACCCGCGTGACGAGTACAGCCGCGCCAACCCGCTGTGGAACGATGCGTCGGCGTTCGGCAGCGTGCGCCCGTTCCACTTCGGTGTGCCCACCCAGCTGGAGTTTTTCGGCTGCGCTGAAGGCCCGGCCTTGTTCGCCGATGCCGTGGCGCGCTTGCAGGCATTGGGTGGCCAGCCAGTGCCGTTCGACCTGGCGCCCTTCCTCGAAGTGGCCCGTCTGCTTTACGAAGGCCCTTGGGTGGCAGAACGCTACAGCGTGGTCGGCGAGCTGATCGAAACCCAGCCCGCAGCGGTGTTGCCGGTGATCCGCGACGTACTTGCCAAAGCGCCTGGCGTGACCGGCGTGCAGACCTTCCGAGCGCAGTACCGCCTGCAGGTGCTCAAAGCCCAATGTGATCAGATCCTCGCCGGGCTGGACTGCATGCTCACCCCCACCATCGGCCGCCCCGTGACCCTCGCCGAACTGACCGAAGAACCGGTGCTGCGCAACTCCGAGCTGGGTTACTACACCAACTTCATGAACCTGCTCGATTATGCCGCCGTCGCGGTGCCGACCGGCTTCATGGCCAACGGGTTGCCGTGGGGCGTGACCTTGTTCGGCCGCGCCTTTACCGATCAATACTTGCTCAGCGTGGCCAGCGCCTTGCACGGTGGCGAACAGGCGCCGAGCACTGCGGCGCGCAACGACAAAGCACGGTTAGTGGTGTGCGGCGCGCATCTGGACGGCCTGGCCCTCAACTGGCAGCTCAAGCGGCGCGGCGCGCGGCTGCTGGAAACCACCCAGAGCTCGGCGGATTACCGTTTGTACGCACTGGCTGGCGGCCCACCGTTGCGCCCCGGCATGCTGCGCGTCGCCGAAGGGGGCGTGGCCATCGAGGTGGAAGTCTGGGAGTTGCCGAGCAGCGAATTGGGTTCGTTCCTCACCGGGATACCCGCGCCATTGGGGCTGGGCAAAGTGCAGCTTGCCGATGGCCGCTGGGAGAGTGGGTTCATCTGCGAGCCTTATGGCCTGGACGGCGCTGAAGACATCAGCCACCTGGGTGGCTGGCGCGCGTGGCTGGCCAGCCGGTGAGCATCTGCAGGCTATAACGGCCCCTTCGCGGACTAAGACTGCTTGCACAGGTGCAGGCCACGTATCGGCTTGCGGTGGTGGGAGGGTCCAGGGTTCTGGGCAAGCTGCATCTGCCTTTTCGCGGGCAAGCCTTGCTCAGGTGTGACTCAGATTCGGCCAGCTGTGGGCGCATAGCTGGCTCGCGAAGAGGCCGGTACAGGGTGCACAAAACCTGACCCATCTGAGTGATAATGCCCCTCTACCCCATCAGCCGGCCATCATGCGCGATCACACCCTCTGCCCCGCCTGCGGCGCCAGCAACGCTTGCACCCTGGCCAATCCCGCCACTGCCGACCAGCCCTGCTGGTGCTTCACCGTGAACATCGATCCCGCCATCCTCGAAGCCCTGCCCACCGAGCTGCGCAATCAAGCCTGCCTGTGCCCACGCTGCGCCCAGGTCGATGCACAGCTCAAGGCCGACGCCGGGATAATCCGCTAACATAGCCACCCCTCCTCCTGCTGTTTTGCCCCTATGCGCGTCGACCGTTTCCTCAGCAACCTGCCCCGCTTCAACCGCCAGCAAGTGCGCCTGCTGCTGGTCCAGGGTCGTGTGCAGATCGATAGCCAACCGGCGCGAGACGGCCATCACCCGGTCAACGAATTCAGCCAGGTGGTGGTCGATGGCGAGGTGCTGCAAGCCGGCCGCCCGCCACGCTACTTCATGCTGCACAAACCCATGGGCTACGTCAGCGCCACCAGCGATCCCCAGCACCCCACCGTGCTCGACCTGCTCGACGAGCCGGACAAACACCGGCTGCACATTGCCGGGCGCCTGGACTTCAATACCTCCGGCCTGCTGCTCATCACCGACGATGGCCAGTGGTCGCGGCGTCTGACCCAGCCCGGCAGCAAAATGCCCAAGGTCTATCATGTGCAAACCGAGCAGCCGATCGGCGCGCATTACGCCGAGACCTTCGCCAACGGCATCTACTTTGCCTTCGAAGACCTCACCACCCTACCCGCGCAACTTACCTTGCTCGACAGCCACAGCGCCCACCTGACACTGATCGAAGGCCGCTACCATCAGGTCAAACGCATGTTCGGTTTTTTCCAGAACAAAGTGCTGCGTTTGCACCGCGAGCGCATCGGCGAAATCGTCCTCGACCCAGCCTTGGCAGCGGGCCAGTACCGGCCCCTGACCGCTGAAGAGATTCAGCCAATCTGACCCGCCGACCGCTCAGCCGAAAAGGCTCGAACAGGGTCTCGACGGTACTTGCAGGTTCCGGGTTTCACTGCTTGAATCCAAGAGCCGGTCCTGACGTGACCCGGTAGTCGCTTGCATTGTCTCAACGAAATTTTTGCCGTCCATCGCCGCCTCGAAGCGCGCGAGCACGGCATGCCCGCCTATAACAACAGCCGTCGACCATCCCTCGGATCGACCAGGGCCCCCTTCCAGGCGTATGCCTACCTGTCATAAACAACGCGCACGCTGGTTGCGCGAATACTCGTTCTTGTTTGCCAGGAGTCGACGACATGAGGCCAGAAATCGCTGTGCTGGATTTACAGGGTCAGTATCGGGTTTACACGGAGTTCTATCGCGCAGAGGCCGCCACCAAGACGATCATCCTGGTGAACGGCTCATTGGCCACGACCGCTTCCTTCGCCCAGACCGTTCGTAATCTTCATCCCCAATTCAACGTCGTACTCTTCGACCAGCCCTACGCGGGCAAGTCCAAACCGCACAACGCCAACGAGCGCTCGCTGACCAAAGAGGAAGAAGGCCACATCCTGCTCGAGCTCATCGACCACTTCGCCGCCGAGCAAGTCATGTCCTTCAGCTGGGGTGGCGCCTGCGCCCTGATCGCCCTGTCGCAGCGGCCTCGCACCCTGGAGCGTGCGGTCATCAGCTCGTTCTCGCCGATCATCAACGTGCACATGAACGACTACCTGACCCGCGGCATCGAGTATCTCGGCGCCTGCGAGCGCTACAAGGTCGGCGAGCTGATCAACGACACCATCGGCAAGCACCTGCCCTCATTATTCAAGCGCTTCAACTACAAACACGTCAGCACCCTGGCTGAGCACGAATACGCGCAGATGCACTTTCACGTCAGCGAGGTGCTGCAAAGCAACCTCGGTGGCGCACTCGAAGCCGCGACCAACATCAACGTGCCGGTGCTGTTCATGAACGGCGAATGGGACGAATACACCACCCCGCTCGACGCCCGCCTGTTCGGCAAACACATCCCGCAGAGCCATTTCGTGACCATTCAAAGCGCCGGCCACTTCCTCGACATGGAACACAAAGCCGCCTGCCGCGACAGCCGCCAGGCACTGATCGACTTCCTGAGCGCCACCCCCGCCGAGAAACGCGTGCGTTTTCATCCACGCCCAGCGCAGGATCAACATGCCATTGCCATTTGACCGTCGAACGCGCCTGTAGCGCTGCTGCCTTGTGTGAGAAGCAGTGCTACAGGGGTGATCTGACTGATTGCGCAGTAAAAGCTTCAAATCGGGGAAGAGTTCTGGTACAAAGTCAGCCGCAATGAGCGGGTGTCGTAACAGACAGTGCGCCAGCTTCCCAAGTCGACTCGGGATACGTGCTGAGCCACCGCATTTTGTAGGCAGTAATTGCGGGTATAGTTTAGTGGCAAAACGAAAGCTTCCCAAGCTTTAGTTGAGGGTTCTTATTGGACACCCCTCTTTGGTGCACGGTTAAGGCAAGAAATGCGGGTATAGTTGAATGGTACAACTATAGCTTCCCAAGCTATCGGTGAGGGTTCGATTCCCTCTACCCGCTCCACCTTACAGCCAATGATTCCGGGCATCCCAGACAAATTTGCCCTAGCGCCTAAGCCCGTCAAGACCTTCTCACATCCCCACCACCAGATCTCCCGGAAGCCCCAAAAATTTGGTGCACCGTCGGCCCCCTCTACACGGCGTCTCTTCCGACCCGCGCTTCCATTTCGATCATCCAATAAATCCGTAAAGACTCACTCTGCACACATGCCAGCAGAGCGTGAACGGTGCACACCCACCCATCCTGAAAAACCAGATCATGCAGAGGGAGTGAACGGACTGGCCTTTTCGCTCCCCACCCAACCCACCTGACGGCATCAGAAACCTAAAACATCGACCGAAGCCCAAGCTGAGCTTCAGACGTCCGCTGCTCGACTTGCTGCCTTCTCGCGCTCGCGCTGGCGGAACCGCTTCACAAAGCTGCTATCGATCAGCTCTTGGACTTCTAATTCAAGTGCACAGTTGACCAGAGATGCCATCGCGCTATCGGACAGTGAAAAGTTATTCGGAATACTTCCGTGCCGCCTCACTCGGTTCATAGCAAGATTGGCCTCAAAAGCTTTCAAGAAGTCCGCAAGTCCAGGACGACGACCTTCAGTTGCTGCAAGCGCGATTAAGTCGTTAGCAACTGTAACCGCCTTACCTGCATCGGCACCAACTGCAGACACGAACTCGCCAATTGAAGGCCAGTACTTCAGATCATACTTGTAGGTCAGCTTATCCAACTCTTTCTTAATGCGGGACTCAAACAGACCATTGCCTCGACCAGCGTCGAGCACAACGTCAACAACATGGTAATAAGTATCACTTCTAAAACTCGACTTCTCCTGAACTTCGGTACGATGCGAAATCAAATCGCCTAACAATTTTGAAGCATCTGCAATCCGAACATTCAGATCAGTTAAAACCTCTCTCGCTTCACGGGCCTCTTTTATCCGCTCAGGGTTCCAGGAATGCACCGTGTTATTGAGTACATCGAAGAATGAGGTCAGCGCGTTGGGATTATCGGCCAATGACCCGTATAGCTCAACGTAGGCGTCCGAAAGCTCATGAGTGCGAGTTAGAAGCCGCAGGATTCGCTCATTGATGGTAGGCAAAATCTCATTCTCCACGTTATACCGATAGTCCTCGCGAAGAACGCCCTCACACGACTCGATTGCAACAGCGCGGTTTTTGACATTCATTCTGTTTACCTGAAGTATGGAATGAGTAAAGGATAAGGTCTCAAACACTCTGAGTCGGTACCTATCTGAGAAAAATTTCGCAGTCCACAGGTACTCACTCCGAGCAACCCTCATAGACCGCCGCTGCATCAACACCTCGGCAGGCACAGATAGACTTGTGTCCAAATAATCCCGCGATAACTTATCGCCTACCCACCCCACAAAGCACAGTGATTCTTTACAGTAAAGTAAAGTAAAGTAAAGTGGATCAGGCAAAACATGGGTGGCGGATCGCATCTCTTTCAGTAACACTTAACCTACTCTGCTACAGGTAAACAAAATGAACGTGGCCACCCCCTCTCCCGTCGACGACCTGCTCAACCCTAGCGAGACCGCGTCACGCCCGGTCAGGATTCTTGCAGCAGCAGGGAGGATGTTTATCGAGCATGG
Proteins encoded:
- the uca gene encoding urea carboxylase, producing the protein MFDTLLIANRGAIACRILRTLRDLKVRGVAVYSEADLASRHLLEADEAQSLGEGAAANTYLRVDKLLAIAKASGAQAIHPGYGFLSENAAFAEACEAADIAFVGPTPEQLRLFGLKHTARALAREHGVPLLEGTDLLDSLDDALLAATQVGYPIMLKSTAGGGGIGMRVCRSAAELSEAFETVKRLGQNNFSDAGVFIEKYIERARHLEVQVFGDGAGEVLALGVRDCSVQRRNQKVLEETPAPNLPDGMAEALCNAAVQLAKAVNYRSAGTVEFVFDSDDQRFYFLEVNTRLQVEHGVTEQVWGVDLVRWMVQLAAGDLPPLSELSAALQPRGHAIQARLYAEDPGKDFQPSPGLLTQVDFPPADGQRLRIDTWVDAGCEIPPYFDPMIAKLIAWAPNREQARLQLHQALGDSHLYGVESNRDYLRQILLDTPFASGQPWTRCLEQLVYRADTFEVLSGGTQTTVQDYPGRLGYWAVGVPPSGPMDSRALRLGNHLLGNSADCAGLEITMNGPLLRFNGAAVVAVTGSDIAVTLDGVAQPLNTALSIPAGATLSLGAVRGHGARAYLCVRGGIQVPDYLGSKSTFTLGQFGGHGGRALRAGDVLHLAALVDASAGAAIPAQALAPLGELRTLRVIYGPHGAPEYFTAGYIEQFFATAWEVHFNSSRTGVRLIGPKPEWARSDGGEAGLHPSNIHDNPYAIGAVDFTGDMPVILGPDGPSLGGFVCPVTVIEADLWQLGQLKAGDKIEFVPVDVPTARALNAELIARLTLKTSQAGLAPTGITADHADPLWEQAARSAPKNPSATPHDLISPIVLDLGANDTRLVARLAGDTHLLLEIGAAELDLVLRFRGHALMQALEAKALAGVIDLTPGIRSLQIHYQPEQLPLAQLLELIAGEWDAVCAARDLQVPSRIVHLPLSWDDPACQLAIDKYMTTVRKDAPWCPSNLEFIRRINDLPDLDHVQRTVFDASYLVMGLGDVYLGAPVATPLDPRHRLVTTKYNPARTWTAENSVGIGGAYLCVYGMEGPGGYQFVGRTLQMWNRYRDVDAFEGKPWLLRFFDQIRFYPVSADELLRIRRDFPLGRFDLNIEHSQLNLADYQGFLERNADSIGAFRAHQQQAFNAERERWIASGQAHFDSTEALAQITEESPLEAGQLSVDSPIAGNLWQVQVTIGERVEAGAPLVVLESMKMEIPVLAPCAGVVRDIRVQPGSAIRAGQRVVVLETD
- the atzF gene encoding allophanate hydrolase, coding for MTIPNLQLDTLRAAYRAGTHSPRQLILQLREKAAALNPEYHLFIHLLSEAELEPYLAALENRRLDDLPLYGIPFALKDNIDLAGIPTTAACPAFAFTPQRSATIVEQLIGLGAIPLGKTNLDQFATGLNGTRSPYGACINSVLKDYPSGGSSAGSPLAVALGVASFALGTDTAGSGRVPAALNNLVGLKATKGLISTAGVLPACRTLDCVTTFTATCSEASQLLALTGGLDPRDEYSRANPLWNDASAFGSVRPFHFGVPTQLEFFGCAEGPALFADAVARLQALGGQPVPFDLAPFLEVARLLYEGPWVAERYSVVGELIETQPAAVLPVIRDVLAKAPGVTGVQTFRAQYRLQVLKAQCDQILAGLDCMLTPTIGRPVTLAELTEEPVLRNSELGYYTNFMNLLDYAAVAVPTGFMANGLPWGVTLFGRAFTDQYLLSVASALHGGEQAPSTAARNDKARLVVCGAHLDGLALNWQLKRRGARLLETTQSSADYRLYALAGGPPLRPGMLRVAEGGVAIEVEVWELPSSELGSFLTGIPAPLGLGKVQLADGRWESGFICEPYGLDGAEDISHLGGWRAWLASR
- a CDS encoding cysteine-rich CWC family protein, whose amino-acid sequence is MRDHTLCPACGASNACTLANPATADQPCWCFTVNIDPAILEALPTELRNQACLCPRCAQVDAQLKADAGIIR
- a CDS encoding pseudouridine synthase; this encodes MRVDRFLSNLPRFNRQQVRLLLVQGRVQIDSQPARDGHHPVNEFSQVVVDGEVLQAGRPPRYFMLHKPMGYVSATSDPQHPTVLDLLDEPDKHRLHIAGRLDFNTSGLLLITDDGQWSRRLTQPGSKMPKVYHVQTEQPIGAHYAETFANGIYFAFEDLTTLPAQLTLLDSHSAHLTLIEGRYHQVKRMFGFFQNKVLRLHRERIGEIVLDPALAAGQYRPLTAEEIQPI
- a CDS encoding alpha/beta hydrolase codes for the protein MRPEIAVLDLQGQYRVYTEFYRAEAATKTIILVNGSLATTASFAQTVRNLHPQFNVVLFDQPYAGKSKPHNANERSLTKEEEGHILLELIDHFAAEQVMSFSWGGACALIALSQRPRTLERAVISSFSPIINVHMNDYLTRGIEYLGACERYKVGELINDTIGKHLPSLFKRFNYKHVSTLAEHEYAQMHFHVSEVLQSNLGGALEAATNINVPVLFMNGEWDEYTTPLDARLFGKHIPQSHFVTIQSAGHFLDMEHKAACRDSRQALIDFLSATPAEKRVRFHPRPAQDQHAIAI